The Sorex araneus isolate mSorAra2 chromosome X, mSorAra2.pri, whole genome shotgun sequence DNA segment AACACCACAGAAACACTCATGCTCATTTGTGATGGTCTCTTAAGGTCTGCCAACCCAGAAACTAATAAAAAGGCAAGTGGGCCTTGATGGAGTGGCTGTTCTTCTCTGCTTCACTTGGACATTCTGCTGATTGATAATTTGACCAACACGAAGCATCAGCTTTGTTCATTCCTTACGAAAGGACCAACCAGCTCTgtgaaacaaaaaacacaaacctGACGGATAGCGATGTGCCAACCAAGTATGTTCAGTTCAGTGAACACGCGGCCAAGACAGGCTGTCAATTTAAGGTTGTATGATTTGAGATGGACAAAACTGGATTGACTTCTGCAGACTTAGCACCTAGAATAGCAATTGGTAACCTTTTTAATCACAGGACCACTGATAGCTTTATAAAGCTTCGGGAAactggggcggggctggagcaatagcacagcagtaaaggcctttgccttacacacgggGGACCCGGACTTGAttctcagcgtcccatatggtccctcaagcactgccagtagtaatagtgcagacccaggagtggtaatccctgagcatctctgggtaacccaaaaagaaaatagcaagctggggctggagcaatagcacagtaggcaaaaaaaaaaatcccatactTTTGGTGCATTTAGAGGGAATTAGGGACTGAAGGACCAGCCTGGCAGAGGGAGGCTGTGTTAATTCCTGGTGGGTGGTCTCTAAAGTACCTGTttcagtgaccccccccccccatgagcgCCTTACATGGGAAGACAACCTAATTGGAAATACAGAAAACAGAACCACCCTTTGGACACTGCTTTGTACTCCTGTAGGTCATGTTGTGGGGGAACGGCTGTAGTGGCTCAGAGGCAAGGAGCTGCTCTCAGCCACTGCCCAGCACTGTTGCCCTAAGGCCTGGGAGATAAAGAGCAGAGCACGTATGCTACGTGCAGAGGCCAGTCTGGGACTCTCAAGCTACTCATTCCCAGCCCCCTTGCAATCACCCCAAGAACCAACAGGTGTGGCAAAACTAGAACTAACCTAGGGTGCGTGACTCAAGTGCTCCTGCGGCCCTGCTGGCCTGTTGGATGATGCACTGCTACACAGCACGCTTCACTGCATGCTTCAGGGAAGCAAGAAACAGCTAGGGCCACCCCAGGGTTCACCCCTGCACTCCACATCATCCTCAGGTACACTACCAGGGGTTGGGGGTTAGGGGCAGGGCAGGAAGACTATCCAACAAAtccttgagggggctggagtgatagcacagctgagtagggtgtttgctttgcacgtggctgtgCAAGgaaaatcccagtatcccatatagtccccagagcaccgccagaggtaattcctgagtgcagaaccaggataacctgagcatcactgggtgtgaccagaaaagcaaAGTTAttgtctttcctctccctccttcctccaatgtttttaaaaaaacccaagttcTTTAAGTCGTTTAACAGTACAAGGTCATATACAAGTttatttacaagcacagtgcaggGGTTATAGCCCACCTTGCACTTATAATCTCTAGtggagtgtctgccttgcagagTGCCATGCAAGGGGGCAGTGCTGATCTGTTTGTGTGGCTTTAAAGATCAGGGCACCCCTGGTACACCTAGTGGGGGGCAGCGTCCTGAACCAACAGACCCCACCTGTTCCAAGACCCATTCATGCCGCCACACTGCCTGTAGAGAAAATGCAGTGCTATCCAAGACTGTCTGGATACCTGATTATAATAAACTCTCCAACTAACCCAGATACCTGCACATGGGTACACGTACAGTTACATGTACCCAATTACCAAATTGCATGGCAGCTTGTAAACACCAATGCAGTGGCTGGCTGCCCTGAAACAGCAAATTTGGCTAGTGCTGATGGCAAGTGAGAAAGCACCAAGACACTGATGATACAAGGAAGcccatttttaaacttttacatGGATGAGCAGACACACTGGGTAGATTGCTTCAAGTTTATTAGGATTCAATTTGACTTTTATCCAGGTCAGATTTTTATCCTGAAGCTCCACTCAGACCCCTACAAAGAACAAAAAGCTAAGTTTAaccatttttttgcatttcaaaCCTAATGGTATTTTTGAACACAGAATATCAGATCATTTACTGTCATCAAGTCATCAGTGAGAGAGTTCAAGTTGAGATCATCATATATTctggatggaatctgggtcactGATGTCACGGAGCCTCACCTGTCCAATGTTTCCTGGCTAGAACAGTTCATTGCTCTAAGACGTgccctgaaaaacaaacaacacatcTAATTACTAACGGGGAAAACCCAAGTGCATTCACAATACTAGTCAAGTAACCTCAGTATAAAAATGGAACGGTTTTGTAAGTGATATCATTCTATCTCATTTGGCAGAATCATAACATCACTGGTTACATCTCAAATATTCATACACATACCGAACATTGGCTTACCTTGACATTTCTTCAGGGAAGCAGATCATCTACCTGTTTTGAAAAAGGTTTGCATTTAAAACTTGACTTTAGGAGTAAGTTAAGAGGTGTCCTCAGTTCTAACGCTGACCAGGTGGTGGCCAGAGCTGGACTTAGGGCTTTTAACTCCGAGCTGAGCCATCTCAGAATCCCCTGTAAGCCCGTTAGGAAAATGCTCTCCTCCTTGGTACATACAGTGGCGGACATTACCACCAATGGGCAAACCAAGTGTTCTAGTTATTTTTCTATGCCAAGGAACGTGATGCACTTATTGAGGCCCTGGCTCCCAGCCCTCGCAACACCAAGAGGTTGGTGCAGGGGAAGATGCGGCTGATTCAGATTCTTACTTCacaggccagggagacagctcagaaaACTCACCACCACACAGAGAATGCTTCAGTGAGTCCAGTCCTTGGCAGCACCCTGGTAACCCCCATCCCAGGCACTGAGCAAACCCGAGCACCCCCAGCCCTTACCCCCTAGCATAATAGATATCTAACATTCCCGTCAATCTGCCTAACAGGGTGGTGGTAGCCAGATACATCAGATAGGAGCGAAAGACTTTAATAGTGCTCGTCACTGTTCATCGGCTGAACTATGTGATCATCACGGTATCGGCTCCCACCAGTCCCGCAGCCCACTGAAGTAGCCCCAGGTGCTGTACCTGTCGGCCCCCAGCTCCTCGCCCGATGGCCAGCTTCGCACTTTACACCTGTGGAAAGTTAGGTTAATTCAGAACACTGGGTGATAACAGGCAGATTTCTACAACACCCAAGCAACTGTTTCAGTTTTTGAAAGTCTTCAGTCTTTTTCAGAGAGATTcccatctgtatttttaaaaatcatcactaACAGCATCAAATGTAGTAAATATTAAGATTAATGAAACACAAACCCTCAATGATGGTCTTCAATATcttcacctaaaaaaaaaaaaaaaacaccatgtgATACAGCAATACGTGAGGTCCTGAACCCACCCTGTACAAGGCTCAGTGGCTTACACCATGCCCCCTTCCTCCGTGGCCTGCAGTACTGCCAGGATTAGCCCCAAACAATTAGCTACGCGCCAAGCACAGTATGATTACTTGTGGATATGTACTTACAGCCTTATGACTGGTATGTTCCCAACTAAAGAGGCAAGTGCCTATGGGAACGGCCCACGAGGTTAAGCAAGAAGAGAACCCTCCTTACCTACACGCCGTCCCAGTCAAGGCCTATCCTCATTTTCATCTGGCAGGATCTAAAATGAAAGTCGAGAATCATCAACCACCAAAACAATAGCCACCAGCCCTTGTCCCTGGCACGGCCTCCACAGGGTCAGTTCAGCCTTAGGTCTGTCTACACGCTCACTTCAGGTCAGACATTTGATCAACATCATAAACAAAAACCCCGTTCAACACGTGCCCAAGTCCACATGCCCTGGCCCGGGGAAGCCAGGCCTCAGCCCGCAGTCAGTGGGGCATGACCGAGACGTCCTCACTCcctaagaggctggagagactcACCAGAACATGAGACGACCCGGGCACGCCAGCAGTCAGCCCCACCTAGAAAAGAGATCGGTCTTGAGTGGCAATCAAACTGGATCTTCCCTCCCGGACAGAGCAAGCCCTGCGTCAGGTAGAGCTAATAAGACCTTCACTTTGAGTCAGTCTTTGCTTATCATCATGCAGGCTGCTTGTAAAGCACAGACAGCCCAGCACCACCGGGAAGTCCCCCTGCTTGCACTTCCCTCTTACTTACTCCTTTGTCTTCCAGCCACATCTGTGCAGAACCtagaagaaaaaaggagggagTCAACCTTAATTCGACCCTGCCTGCTCCGTGCAGCCCATCTGCCAGGCCTTCCCAGATACATCAGACATTGGTTCATCTCTTCACAGCCAATCTGCTGAACTATGCAACCATCATCGTATCTGCTTCCGCCCATAGCCCTCAGATGCACCAAGCCAGCCTCCAGATCCAGAGGGGGCATGCCAGCACCCCTTGCAAGCCCAACCCAGgccggacccctgagcactgccaggtgtggcctcaaagcaaaaaactaaatccagggctggagcgatagcacagcggtaggccgtttgccttgcacgtggctgacccgggctcgacaTCCGGcataccccgagcaccgccaagggtgatccctgcatgcaatatcgggagtaacccctgagcatcgccatgtgtgacccagggaaaaaaaaaaaaaaagcaacagccccccccctccacccgaCTCCCCCAGCTAAGGCTGCAGCCGTTTCTCACCTGCTGGTACCCGTCCATCGCGGGCCGGAGGGTGATGACGCCTGCACCTGGCGAACTTAGCTGGGGTCAGGAGAAACGGCACCTGCGTCAGCGCGAGCGCCGCCCGcaccccccaggagccccccgcgcgcccgcgcccggcGCCTCAGTCGTGCGAGTAACGGTGGTAGGACGTGTCGTCATCCCCACGGTCAAGAGTAGCAAATATGACGTCATCACTCGGCGCCAACCGCCCGCCTGCAGCCCCCGGCTCTTCCCCCCGCCGCCACTCACCGGGCGGCGGCTGCGGCTCCTCGCGGGGCTCGGCGCTGCGGAGGGGAAACGGGGGAGAAGGCGGTGAGGGGGGACCCCCGCGCCTCGCGAGGGCCGCCTCCTGGCCGCCGGCGGGCCTCAGACAGCAGCGTTCTCAGAAATCCCTTCTGCCCACTACTCTGCGACATCATCGGCGCgaccccgccgcccgccccctgctcccgcccgcgccccgccgcccgccccctgctcccgcccgcgccccgccgcgcctcACCTGCTCCGGGGGCTGCTGGCAAACGGCCGCTCCTGCGGGGAGACAGCGGTCAGGGGGCCGCGGGCCGCCCACCCGgagcccgcccgccgcccggccgcCCTCAGAGCCGTTGGCGTTCATCAGCGCGTCTCGGATGTCCCTACCAACATGGGCTTCATCACCGCGGCCGCGCATCCCCCGACATCGGCCGCCGCGGTGCCCGCAGCGGCCTCCGGGGGGCCCCAACCCCCACGCGGGACTCCCGCGCGACTAACCCCCGCGGCCCGGCCTCGGGGCCGGGAGCCACGCCGCGAGGAGGGAGACGAACCTGTGCGCGCCCGGCGGCAGCCGCGAAAGACCGAGATGGCGGCCCGCGCCCGTATATAAGGCGCTCGCGCCGTGACGTCACGACGCACGCTTCCCGCCGGCGCCGGGCTTTGGAGCCGCTCCCCTCTCGCCGCCTCGGCCAAGCTCGGGCCACGCCCCCGCGGGTGGTGGGCGTGGCCGGGCTGCCCCCACGTgacgcgaggccccgcccccgcccggcggcCGAAGAGGAAGAgaagcggggagggggcgcgcgggccgcggcgcgctggggggaggggagcggggggcgGCGTGAGGGTGACCGATTTCCTTCCGGCACGTCGCCCGCTccgggggaggaggtggggggtttCACTTCCGGGACGGTGTTCCGGCCCATTCCGGCCCATTTCCACCCCCGGAGGTAGGTGCTGCTCCTGCACTGGCTCGGGCCCCGCACGCCCCGTCTGACTGCCCAGCCCGGGGGTCGTGATCGCCGCAGCCTGGCTCCCCCGGAGCGATCAGCTCCTTGCACCTCCCCCCGCACCCTCCCCGACTCTGGGCACTGGGGGGAACCTTGCACCCTCTCGGCCCCCGGCCGGGTGCAGCGGCCGGACCCGCCCCCTCGCCGGGCCCCTCCCTCAGGACCCCGGGGTGGGCGTCCCCGTCCCCCCCTAGGGCGCCTGGACACACCCAGACGCACACACCCACCTCCGGGGCAGCTCCCCGCCCGCCTCCGCCAGAGCCTGGACCCGCTCCCGGGGCGCCGCCCCCTTCCcagcccatccccctcccccgcggGTGCGCTCCAGGCACCCCGGACCGCCGCTCGGGAGGGACCCGGGCCCCCTctccgcccgcccccacccccgcccccccagcttcCTAACCCGAGCGGCCAAGCCCCATGCGGACCCCCGATTCTCCCCCTCTTGCAGCTCTCACCCCCTCGTCCGGTGCCGACGCTAGAGACAGACTTTTACTAGGCTCCAAAATTAGAACATCTGAAATTCAGGATGGCATGGACCAAGGCACTTATTGGAGTAAAAGttgcaaaacagacaaaaacgCTTTGGAAAAAGGTCAGATTGGCTAAAGTTGGTTCTTGAACGCAGCGTGTGTacgtgtcccctcccccacccccccacccccgcccccaccccctcttggAGTGCAATGCCAGGCAGAACTTTTTGGGGAGCTGGAGGTCTTCCGTGACTGGGATGTCAAACATTGATTAGGAATGAATGCAAACACTTTATTCTATTGGGACCTCGGCAGACCATAGCAACCCTTTGAAGACTGAGGTTGGGGTACTGTTAGCTGAgcgtctgaatttttttttgcttttgttttttgggtcacacccggagatacacaggggctactcctggcttgtgcgctcaggaattacccctggcggtgctgggggaccatatgggatgctgggaatcgaacccaggtccccagagtgcaaggcaagagacctacCAGCTCTGCCCCTAGGGAATTCTTTATGCTTCAAAAATTTACCCCCTGAGGTCCGCCAACTTTGAATTTAAATAGAGGCAGATTTCCCTAGCCTTTCCCCGATTGAAGAATGAATTTGTCATCTTGTCTAagcctggtttgaatcctggcaagTTCTGATATATCCCTAACCTATATCAGGGGTTGAAATCACaggcttttttattttgcttccccCACCCAACTCAAACTTCGAAACAATGGCTGACTTGCAGATGAGTTTTGAGACCCTGTAAAAAATGCTAAACATAATTCATGTAGCATGTAATAAGAGAACAGGTCTACTTTAGCGACCTATGTGGGTAAACTTGCATTTATTCAAAAAGCTTCTTTCTTGCCTCTTCCAAAGAAAAGTTGTTTGGTGAACTTGTATTCAATGTGGgaatgcaaataataataataataagttcatATCCTTGTCTCCACACACCCCCAGCAAATTCTGATGCTGCGTAGCTTGTTTGTAAAGAAAAATCAGAGCCTGGCTTTAAAGTTTAGAACCCTCATAACTGcattttcttgataaacttgaAATGCCTGTTGATACTGCTTTTCCCTCTGAGTAGAAGGAAGCTTTTGATTGGGAACTTTTGACATTTAAGtacatgttttttctttcttttctttctttctttctttctttctttctttctttctttctttctttctttctttctttctttctttctttctttctttctttctctttctttctttctttctttctttctttctctcttttctttctttctttgtttctttctttctttgtttctttatttccttctttttttctttctctttccttccttccttcctttccttctttctttccttctttctttctctctctctttcttctttctttctttctttctttctttctttctttctttcttttctttctttctttctttcttctttctttctttctctctttctctcttttttctttctttctcttccttccttccttccttccttccttccttccttccttccttccttccttccttccttccttccttccttccttccttccttcctttctctttttggtgaaacaagatagtttttagtGAACGAAACTTGCTCATCAGAAAGAtgtgtgagaggggctggagcaatagcacagcggggagggtgtttgccttgcacacggccgacccgggtttgattcccagcatcccatagggtcccctgagcaccaccaggagtgattcctgaggcagagccaggaggaacccctgtgcatcgccgggtgggacccaaaaagcaaaaaaaaaaaaaaaaaagaaagaaaggtgtgtGAGGGACCAGAGTGAATATAGCGGGTACggtgcttctcttgcacacagcctaccagggttcgatctccAATTTCGGTGTCCCATATTTGTTGTCCCCAAGCCGCACTAGAggagtccctgaacacagaggagtAAGCCTGGCTGAGAAACACCAGGCATGACTCGCAAGCTCGCAAGCACAaccaaacacaccaaaaaaaaaaaaaaaaaagagaagagagaaagagaagtatgtgttcaagagagagccGGGGCGTCTTCAgtgtggaaataagcaaagaaacagataaGCAAGCAGACATACATATTCAAAGGAGCATGCGGCCTAGAGAGCCTTGTAGATGCTATAtttgttgtttctgggtcacccgcctggcagtgcccagggttctgcactcagggatcactccaggcggtgctcaggggacccgatgggatgccggggattgaaccccggtggcTGTGTGCGGCCAACACCCTCCTTGCTAGACTTTTGCACCAGCCTCTGTATTtcttgtttgtggtttttttttgggggggggacttttttttttttttgctttttgggtcacacccggtgatgcacagggctcactcctggctcatgcactcaggaatcatcacccctggcggtgctcaggggaccatatgggatgctgggatttgaacccgggccggccacgtgcaaggcaaacgccctacccgctgtgctatcactccagccccgggtggtgggggggaacttttgtaagcagtgctcaggggttcctcctggctcagcactcaggaatcactcctggcggtgctctggggaccctatgggatgccggggatcgaacccaggtcgggcgtgtgcaaggccaacaccctccccgctgtgctagcgctccggGGACCCCCCCATTCATGCTCTTTCTCAGTGAGCTCCAGGGATGGAAACCCAATGAGCACTCATGCGACTCCGGCTTCCTCTTCCAGCAGGGCTGAATGCCTGcctccacccccaggccccaccatgGAGAAGGGCGGGAACATCCAGCTGGAGATCCCCGATTTCAGTAACTCCGTCCTGAGCCACCTGAACCAGCTGCGCATGCAAGGCCGCCTCTGCGACATCGTGGTGAACGTGCAGGGCCAGGCGTTCCGGGCGCACAAGGTGGTGCTGGCCGCCAGCTCGCCCTACTTCCGCGACCACATGTCCCTGACCGAGATGAACACCGTGTCCATCTCCGTCATCAAGAACCCCACGGTGTTCGAGCAGCTCCTGTCCTTCTGCTACACCGGCCGAATCTGCCTGCAGCTGGCCGACATCATCAGCTACCTGACGGCCGCCAGCTTCCTGCAGATGCAGCACATCATCGACAAGTGCACGCAGATCCTGGAGGGCATCCACTTCAAGATCAACGTGGCCGAGGTGGAGGCCGAGCTCGGCCAGCCGCGGACCAAGCACCCCGCCGAGCGCCCGCCGGAGTCCCCCCGGCGGACGCCCGGCCTCGGCCACGGCCACTCCCTCAGCCCGCGCCTGAACACCCCGCAGTGCGGCCGGCGGGGGGGCCcggctggcggcggcggcggcggcctgcTGGACCTGCGGGAGCTCAGCCCGCCCGAGGAGTCCACCAGCCCGCAGCTCATCGAGCCCAGCTCGGACGTGGAGAGCCGCGAGACCATCCTGCGCATCAACCGGGCTGGCCAGTGGTACGTGGAGACGGGCGTGGCCGACCGCGGCGTGGGCAGCGACGGCGAGGTGCGGGTGCTGGGCACCGTGCATATCAAGACTGAGAACCTGGAGGAGTGGCTGGGGCCCGAGAACCAGCCCTCGGGCGAGGACGGGAGCAGCGCCGAGGAGGTCACGGCCATGGTGATTGACACCACGGGGCCCAGCTCCGTGGGGCCCGAGACTTACGCCTTGGGGTCTTCCGGGGCCCAGGTGGCGCGGCCCACCAGCAGCGAAATTGACAGGTGAGTGGCTTGCTGGGCCCGTGTCGTGGGCCACCAGCGGCCAGGCCCGCAGTGGCTGCCCGGGGCCTGAGTCATAGGGAGggagacgacccgggttcgattcctggcatcctatatggtcccccgcgcACCGCcaaggagcattgctgggtgtgacccaaaaaggaaaaaagaagtgtCTGCCTGACCCCATGTCCCAGATCCCGCGTGTCTGTGCAAAATAAGCTGAcacttaagggggctggagtgacaagacagcggggagggtcctgccttgcatgcagctgagccaggtttaccccagatggtcccccccccgcccccagaagccccaccaggagtgatccccgagtgtagagtcaggagtagcctctgagcattgccggatgtggcccccaaacgaaaacaaaacCCTGAGGAAGCGAGAGTCACATTCGTCTCCAGAAAAAGCAAGCGCTCGGTCCCCCAGAAGGGACGGTGTCCTGTCCCAAGCACTCAGGTTAAGTCAGACCCTCCCGTGGGTCAGACTGGCCCCGTCGCAGCTGGCACgatagggcagcggggagggcgtgtgccttgcaggtaccaactggggttcgatctccggcatcacGTAAGGTcagcctgagcaccacgggagtgatccccgagtg contains these protein-coding regions:
- the ZBTB37 gene encoding zinc finger and BTB domain-containing protein 37 isoform X3; this encodes MEKGGNIQLEIPDFSNSVLSHLNQLRMQGRLCDIVVNVQGQAFRAHKVVLAASSPYFRDHMSLTEMNTVSISVIKNPTVFEQLLSFCYTGRICLQLADIISYLTAASFLQMQHIIDKCTQILEGIHFKINVAEVEAELGQPRTKHPAERPPESPRRTPGLGHGHSLSPRLNTPQCGRRGGPAGGGGGGLLDLRELSPPEESTSPQLIEPSSDVESRETILRINRAGQWYVETGVADRGVGSDGEVRVLGTVHIKTENLEEWLGPENQPSGEDGSSAEEVTAMVIDTTGPSSVGPETYALGSSGAQVARPTSSEIDR
- the ZBTB37 gene encoding zinc finger and BTB domain-containing protein 37 isoform X1, with translation MEKGGNIQLEIPDFSNSVLSHLNQLRMQGRLCDIVVNVQGQAFRAHKVVLAASSPYFRDHMSLTEMNTVSISVIKNPTVFEQLLSFCYTGRICLQLADIISYLTAASFLQMQHIIDKCTQILEGIHFKINVAEVEAELGQPRTKHPAERPPESPRRTPGLGHGHSLSPRLNTPQCGRRGGPAGGGGGGLLDLRELSPPEESTSPQLIEPSSDVESRETILRINRAGQWYVETGVADRGVGSDGEVRVLGTVHIKTENLEEWLGPENQPSGEDGSSAEEVTAMVIDTTGPSSVGPETYALGSSGAQVARPTSSEIDRFSPSGSVVTLTERHRARSESPGRMDEPKQPCSQVEESAMMGVSGYVEYLREQEVSERWFRYNPRLTCIYCAKSFNQKGSLDRHMRLHMGITPFVCRMCGKKYTRKDQLEYHIRKHTGNKPFHCHVCGKSFPFQAILNQHFRKNHPGCVTLEGAHSISPETTVTSRGPAEEGSPSQEEPSGAGETAPGSVSTTGPD
- the ZBTB37 gene encoding zinc finger and BTB domain-containing protein 37 isoform X2 encodes the protein MEKGGNIQLEIPDFSNSVLSHLNQLRMQGRLCDIVVNVQGQAFRAHKVVLAASSPYFRDHMSLTEMNTVSISVIKNPTVFEQLLSFCYTGRICLQLADIISYLTAASFLQMQHIIDKCTQILEGIHFKINVAEVEAELGQPRTKHPAERPPESPRRTPGLGHGHSLSPRLNTPQCGRRGGPAGGGGGGLLDLRELSPPEESTSPQLIEPSSDVESRETILRINRAGQWFSPSGSVVTLTERHRARSESPGRMDEPKQPCSQVEESAMMGVSGYVEYLREQEVSERWFRYNPRLTCIYCAKSFNQKGSLDRHMRLHMGITPFVCRMCGKKYTRKDQLEYHIRKHTGNKPFHCHVCGKSFPFQAILNQHFRKNHPGCVTLEGAHSISPETTVTSRGPAEEGSPSQEEPSGAGETAPGSVSTTGPD